The DNA window AACACATGCCTTgacataaaattttattgaaatttatattcgatacaattttatcacaatttatatttagtatttattttatatttatctttgtttaaagatacaatttttaatgcaaatataaagaaaataaataaaatcctataattattaaataaattgaatgcAATTGGTCCGTCATGATAAAATTAGTATTAgtcgaatatattatttttcaaccaataatatcaagataGTATCCAACCGAAGACCAATCAGCAGTCTAAGAACAAGAGACGTTGCAACAGAAACTAAtaaaacgaatagaaaaaatcGAGTTCAGCGCATATTCAACAGTTGAATATACTCCTTTAACCATCTTTAAGTTCACTGCAATTTCCATGagtataaagatataattgttatttcttatttattttatagttaCATCGCGTGTATATTACTATAGTAAGCTATAAAAGTGATACAAAAAatcatattgaaaaataaaaaaaaaaataataataataataaaaaaagaaatcaaatagtAGAATCTCAATTAAAGAAGTAGACTCGAACAGTGTGGTCTTTACCGGCCTTCAACTTCCTGTTCCCTTAACTGGATACAATGGCGTCTGGAGTAAGTTAGATTCATGCAATTTTCAGCTAAAATCATCGACATTAAAATGAATCAATAACTATATATGATAGATAAAACGTGATTATTAACATAtggtaatttttatatcttaatgTTTTTTACAGACATTGTACACGTACCCAGAAAATTTCAGGGCATATAAGGCTCTGATCGCTGCTCAATACTCCGGCACGCAGATTAAAATTGCCGAAGACTTTGTCTTTGGAGAAACTAACAAGACTGAAgcttttttaaaaaagtttcCTCTTGGTAAAGTAAGTCAGACCATATGTCAtattatctttcctttctgaCAGTTGTCCTGTTAATATCTAACCAGCTGCTATATTTCTTAATAGCTGATGTTTTAAGTAGTAAATGTAATTAGtatgtttattattctaactaaaatttgtttatttttaggTACCAGCTTTTGAAACAAGTGACGGAAAATGCATTACGGAAAGTAATGCAATTGCTTACTATGGTAAGTAGacatatttttgatttttatatcccatcattttatccctttttttaattactatcGCTTTTACAGTTTCTAATGAGCAATTGAGAGGAAAATCTGAACTTGAGCGAACGGAAATCATTCAATGGTTCGGATTCGCAGATTCTGAGATTCTTCCTGCCAGTTGTGCTTGGGTATTTCCATTACTTGGAATTATGCCATACAATAAACAGgtattaaatgtttatatatgattacaaatatatttatatgcatacatctttataataatagtattgaCTTTTGTCCTCCTTCAAAGGCAACGATTGTTGATTCAGATAATTGTTTGTAACAACAGgaggtaaataaatatttgcatGTACTGTAGGTACAcgaatatacatgtatatatttatttgtatttgtgtACTTCAAATTGCATACACATAgctgtttatattataaattgctgtttttcttttttttttttcattagattGCAGAAGTGAATACctgtaatttaataaaagatttcattatttcagaCTATTGATCATGCTAGAGAAGATGTTCAGAAAGCTTTAACAGCTTTAAATTCTCATTTACTTACGCGAACGTACTTGGTAGGAGAACGAATAACTTTAGCAGATATTAGTGTAGCTATGACTTTACTCCATTTATATCAATATGTTCTTGATCAAAATCTACGCAAACCGTACCAAAATGTAAATCGATGGTTCCAAACTGTAATTTATCAACCTGAATCTATTGCTGTAATTGGTGCCTTTAAATTGGCTGAGAATACACTTGAATATGATCCTAAGAAGTATGCAGAGACGCAAGGAAAGGTATATAAATtgtcttaaaaatatttatttttataatgttttttaaaattatatatgcatacgtgtgtgtgtacgtatatatatatgtgtatatatatacatatatattattttagtcttcatcgaaaaaagaaaagaaagaaaaggaatccaaaaaagaatcaaaggaatcaaaagaagcaaaaaatgaGTCGGCAGAAGAACTTGATCTAGCAGATGCAGTTTTAGCTGCAGAACCTAAAACAACAAATCCTTTTGCTTCTTTACCAAAGGGTTCCTTTGATCTTGATGATTTCAAACGATTTTATTCCAACGAAGACGAATCTAAGTCTATACCATACTTCTGGCAAAAGTTTGATCCACAACATTATAGTATCTGGTTGAgtgaatataaatacaataatgaaTTAACTAAAGTAAGTACATAATGCAATGAAGTAActtcatttaaatttataaatatataattcatgtattaacatgtatatatatatgtatatttctgtTTAGGTTTTTATGTCGTGCAATCTTATTACTGGAATGTATCAACGATTAGATAAAATGCGTAAAGCTTCATTTGCTAGTACCTGCTTATTTGGTACAGATAATGATAGCACTATTAGTGGTATATGGGTTTGGCGTGGACAAGAACTTGCTTTTACAGTATGTTTATGcaataattactaattaacttttataaaaaaatttaatgaatgtgttcttgaaaaatatatggGTTCTTTTGCAGTTATGTACAGACTGGCAAGTGGATTATGAATCATATAGTTGGACAAAATTAGATCCATCCGatgaaaagacaaagaaattgGTACATCAATATTTCAGTTGGATTGGTACTGATAAAGAAGGGCGTGAATTTAATCAAGGAAAAGTCTTCAAGTAAAATTTAACATTTGCTTACAGATACATAACGCTCCATTCAGAGgcaataaatgtaaaaactgACAGAATTTATTAAACTTTATCCCTATAAAGCCTTTAGTCCTATTTccagtatatattttttagcacatgtaataattgaattttatcatCTAATATCCctataatgttatttaaaaaaaaaaacatttttatgttatttcaTACATGTACAATAATCAGATTTCAATCGAAAGTTTTACTCAAACTATGACTTTAAAGATTATTTGGGTTGAAACATGAAAATATACTGGAtacttgttttattataattgctttGTGAAAATAAATTCTCCTGTGAATGGAACATAACAAAAGCGTTTCTACTtgttattgtatattttttaatctatacAAAAGTGAATTATATCAGAAAAATGATCATGATATTTTGTTATGTTACAATGTTTTCAtcgaatcattattataatgaattttaatatgtttaataatttgtttgatttaattaatgttttataagatttttaatttgagCCTATTggttgtttttattgaatacTAGACAAGAATTATAAAGCGatgtaactttttatttttgcaaatatacataaaagtaTTTTGTTGTAACAGTTCCTATGTAatcatatttacattataaatgtttcaatttttatattcataatataaacaaaaatttacattGACAAATTTAAAAACCTTTAGCTAGTAACCACTTTTTAACGCAAGATACATAATCTCCTCTAAACTTAATTTCACCAcacatttcatttattctactaccaaatgttttatttgttgtttctttaatATGCTgctttaattctttctctaATTTCCAAATATCTCCTTGTATTTTACGTATTTGCGTTACTTTTCTCATTCCtctaaattttatttgtagatAAACAGGTAGCATATGGTTTTTTGTACGTTGTATGAAATAAGAATGGTCACTGGGTTTTGCTGttgaataatatcaaaattaaaataattatctattatatgaaatttatatatgtatattatttatataatatacaaaagtATGCTAACCAGTGGCTGGTTTCCATCCTGAAGGTAAATTTGTATCAGTAGTTTTTGGTTGTGGTATAATCTTATATCTCATTAAACGTTCTACATAGCTCCATTCTACCGGATCATTAGATATATCATAGTCTGTGTAATGAGAAGGATCTTTGTATATAGGCGAAGATTTGTAACTACTCCATCTCTTATAaatctaagaaaaagaaaagagaaaatttttattaacacttTGTTTTCGATCAAATTAATACATTTCAATGATATAAGCAGTTGAACTTCATGGAGTAAgtctattaatgaaataaccacattttctttttttatattttacaaaaggtcgattacttttatatacaaatttaatgaaaacagTTTGAATAGCTTATCAAATGTTCCACAATGCGTTTTGTGgtattgtatttaaaaaataaaatcttgaatAGAAGAATAATTAGTGAAAGGtaattaatagcaataagacaTTTTACAATGTTGcaattttcgattatttccaCTTATTACATCGtattagattattaaataaaagaaaactgtTTTAAATGTTTCTAAAGGATCTATGTcgtaatagagagaaatagaatagTGTAAAAAGGCGATAACAGAATAATATCATAGGATAGTGTTAGTAAATTATTGCAAGAAAGTGGATACACACGCACATTGTAAGAATACGTGAGGCCCTTCGCTATCGCTGTTCTGAGAAAATCACTAACTACAGTTAGACGGTGCGATAAGATAGTTTGGcttaattaaaagtaaagGCGACATTAAATAAGTACATAAAAacgtaattgtaaaaattagtACCTCGGTGATAGTCGGGGATGCGCACTTCACCGACTGTAGAGCTACGGGACCTTGCAAAATCGCTGGAAAGCACGAGCGTGTGAAAATACGAAGGGCAGCCATTTTGAGCTCGGTAAATAAGGGTCGCTGTCCGCCATTGGTGCGCACGGGCGCGTCTTCCTTTTCGTTCCTCTGCGTTTCACCGTGCTTTCTTTATCGCCTCGCTTTCTTACTCCTATATAAGTTTCGATTCTTGCGAGAAAGTTTCTATTAAATAGGATACGTTCGAGGGCAGAAGATCGGAACATCGAGCATTCGTCGCAAGGtagaatttcaataatattctgCGGCTTTAGTTAGCGTGAACGTTGTATAGGATTAGAAGTGCCGCGTTGTTAGCTACTTTATCGAggattttttcgtttaatcgGTTTAACATCctataagatttttcgatcGTACAGTGAATTTGTGCCTCCTAGAACGTGAAGGGTCAATAAATAACGACGATTGGGAAGCCTATGGGGTtaaattctttgaaataatGTCATGCGATTAGCTTGAATAGGCTATGGACGTGGGAGAGGTCGCGCATTCGACCGGCAGGTGGCGGTAGCCTCAAAACAGTAGGACAGCGTTCAGACACCCTGCAACGGGACTGTGTTTTTCACGACAttgtttttcctcttttctcacATTAATCACGGATCTCCGACGGCATTTTCGGCCTCAGAGGTGAGTATAATCGTCCACCCGACTTTTTGAcctatcatttttcaaaatattaactttatcgTGTCAAGCTAGATCTTAGAAATCTCGAATCGGGGCCGACCTTTTGTTTATTCGTGGCGATTTTTTCGCCACTATTTCTCCCtcgatttttattacttcgaCCACATTCATCGGCAGATTTTCTAGTTCGGAAGTTAATACGCCTTACGCGCTTTCTTTTGAGCCAAGAATTTCATTGACCTGCCCATTATTACGGCAGATatcgttcgaaatatttcggaCCTGAGTTCCTTGACGGAGAAGAGGCGCTTCGTGTATCCATGTAAATGCAAAGTTTGTCACGTAATTTTTCTGACCGCCAGGGCCGCATCTACCAACCCTACTTCTCAACCGGTTGCTTACCTATTCGCAGTCAAGACGAATTATGTAGTTTTTCTACTTGGTGTACAATACATTTGTTCCTGCCTTATATTTAAGAGGAAAggtatttctattcttttattctattttatatatatatatatatatatatatatatatatatatataatataatataatataatataatataatataactatatctcgaattctttcttctttctcttttctttcattcattaaatCAACATTTCGATCGCGtttcgattaaatatattacacgCGATATGTTACAAATAcaaatcgaaatattaataaattgaaagtaTCTTCGATCTCCTCGTAAGATTTGCAATTAACAAATATGATTAATTTACCTCTGGAtgcttatttatatttatttgaatatttatttatatataatttttacatacgtataattttaattattcagttatatttaatttttatgacataattattttattatttgattattttttctatggtttataatataaatgcataagtatatttatagagatatatatgtaataagatatataaacgtataattCAATCatgatatatcaaaattaacgagaattaaaatttataattaatttatatactttcgatatATGAGATTTAGTagtagataaaattttattagtcattaataaaaaatgagcaAGGGGTAATTTTTCAGGAGCCCAATGTGGGTGGAAGTGAGATGGCATCCAGAGAAAAACGACCCTTAGCGCCTTCAAAATCAAAACAGAAGGCGAATAATGACTCTGGCTTGCCATCTAATGAGGTCAAAAGTAGAAAAGGCAAGTCTTTGACCAATATAAGGCAACAACAACTTGCACGTGATATTTTTGAAGCAGTAGCAACGGGCAGTCAACTTCCTGCAAAATTAGAGGCAAGTTTGCCAAGAAAGAAGGTTTTAAAGAACCTCAAACGTAAACAGAAATTAAGAGTAACAAAAACTAATTTCATTAAGACAAAAGTTACCAAAAAAGTAGGAAGTAAAAATTTATGCAGGATAAATTCTGATATCAAGAAAGGTATCAAAGCGAGAAAAGTTAAGTCAATAGAGGAGAAagtggaagaggaggaagaagaggaggaagaagaggaaaaatctTCTGATATCAATTTAAGAATTACAGAAAATCATATTAACGATCTAGAAAATAGCAAAACTGCTGAAATAACCAACAAAAGTGCCAAGATTAATCTCAGGACCAAGAAAACCAAGTCCTTTACAAGAATTAGTGGCGAGCAGGATAACGAGGACAATTCGGAAAAAGATCAAGACGCTCTTGTTAATTCGAATACAAAAAGTAATACAAAGTATAGTAAGAGGACTAAACCAGGTGATACTGTGGACTCTTCCCCTAGAAGTGCcaaacttttaaaaaatacagGACTGAAAAAGAGTAcgataaaggagaaagaaaattatacaaaaatcaTAGAGGGAGATAAATATCTGAAAGGTAAAAGAGGCACTAAAGATACTGATTCtcttaataacattaaaactaATTCCGGCGTACATAAATTATCTAAATCTGTCTTAGATAACAAGAGCTCTATTGATCTTACTATCGACGAAGTTATAGCTTCAATGTTGAGTGATTCAGAAGTAGATAATCAGCAAGGTATTGTAGAAAAggtagaaggaaaaataactaGGAGTAGGAAAATGTTGGTGGATGAAAGTATTATTCCTGAAAgtgaaataaagaaggaaccCGATTGTGATGAAAGAATTATGTCGGAAGGAGAATGTGGAGACATTGAACAAGGAAATCATACTCAAACTACAATTCAATTAAGGAAGAGGTCAAATGTTTTGTTAAGCCAAAGGAGTTTAAGAAATGGAAAATTGCGCCAACTTTCGGATACAGTGGCTGCAAATGATGTAGATGTTAAAAGACGACGTAGATTAAATTCAGATGATCCTGCTGCATCTGAAACCTCGACAGAACAGATTTCTGATGGGAATGTAGATATAGAATCCTGTTTTTCTGAATCTAGTGGTAATTACTCTCAAATAACTGcaataaataaagaggaatgtataataaaagatgATGCCTCCAAGAATTATGCCGAAAGTGAAACTggtatagaaatagaaaacaataataatagtgagaGAGT is part of the Vespa crabro chromosome 8, iyVesCrab1.2, whole genome shotgun sequence genome and encodes:
- the LOC124426127 gene encoding elongation factor 1-gamma isoform X1, whose product is MASGTLYTYPENFRAYKALIAAQYSGTQIKIAEDFVFGETNKTEAFLKKFPLGKVPAFETSDGKCITESNAIAYYVSNEQLRGKSELERTEIIQWFGFADSEILPASCAWVFPLLGIMPYNKQISLFQTIDHAREDVQKALTALNSHLLTRTYLVGERITLADISVAMTLLHLYQYVLDQNLRKPYQNVNRWFQTVIYQPESIAVIGAFKLAENTLEYDPKKYAETQGKSSSKKEKKEKESKKESKESKEAKNESAEELDLADAVLAAEPKTTNPFASLPKGSFDLDDFKRFYSNEDESKSIPYFWQKFDPQHYSIWLSEYKYNNELTKVFMSCNLITGMYQRLDKMRKASFASTCLFGTDNDSTISGIWVWRGQELAFTLCTDWQVDYESYSWTKLDPSDEKTKKLVHQYFSWIGTDKEGREFNQGKVFK
- the LOC124426127 gene encoding elongation factor 1-gamma isoform X2 gives rise to the protein MASGTLYTYPENFRAYKALIAAQYSGTQIKIAEDFVFGETNKTEAFLKKFPLGKVPAFETSDGKCITESNAIAYYVSNEQLRGKSELERTEIIQWFGFADSEILPASCAWVFPLLGIMPYNKQTIDHAREDVQKALTALNSHLLTRTYLVGERITLADISVAMTLLHLYQYVLDQNLRKPYQNVNRWFQTVIYQPESIAVIGAFKLAENTLEYDPKKYAETQGKSSSKKEKKEKESKKESKESKEAKNESAEELDLADAVLAAEPKTTNPFASLPKGSFDLDDFKRFYSNEDESKSIPYFWQKFDPQHYSIWLSEYKYNNELTKVFMSCNLITGMYQRLDKMRKASFASTCLFGTDNDSTISGIWVWRGQELAFTLCTDWQVDYESYSWTKLDPSDEKTKKLVHQYFSWIGTDKEGREFNQGKVFK
- the LOC124426131 gene encoding probable 39S ribosomal protein L49, mitochondrial codes for the protein MAALRIFTRSCFPAILQGPVALQSVKCASPTITEIYKRWSSYKSSPIYKDPSHYTDYDISNDPVEWSYVERLMRYKIIPQPKTTDTNLPSGWKPATAKPSDHSYFIQRTKNHMLPVYLQIKFRGMRKVTQIRKIQGDIWKLEKELKQHIKETTNKTFGSRINEMCGEIKFRGDYVSCVKKWLLAKGF